One window of Camelina sativa cultivar DH55 chromosome 4, Cs, whole genome shotgun sequence genomic DNA carries:
- the LOC104783313 gene encoding long chain acyl-CoA synthetase 1-like isoform X1 produces the protein MRSFAAKVEEGVKGIDGKPSVGPVYRNLLSEKGFPPMDSEITTAWDIFSKSVEKFPENNMLGWRRIVDEKVGPYTWKTYKEVYEEVLQIGSALRAVGAEPGCRVGIYGINCPQWIIAMEACAAHTLICVPLYDTLGSGAVDYIVEHAEIDFVFVQDTKINGLLEPDCKCAKRLKAIVSFTNVSDELSHKASEIGVKTYSWLDFLHMGREKPEETNPPKPFNICTIMYTSGTSGDPKGVVLTHQAVATLVVGMDLYMDQFEDKMTHDDVYLSFLPLAHILDRMNEEFFFRKGASVGYYHGNFNALRDDIQELKPTYLAGVPRVFERIHEGIQKALQELNPRRRLIFDALYKHKLAWMNRGYSHSKASPMADFIAFRKIRDKLGGRIRLLVSGGAPLSPEIEEFLRVTCCCFVVQGYGLTETLGGTALGFPDEMCMLGTVGIPAVYNEIRLEEVAEMGYDPLGENPSGEICIRGKCMFSGYYKNPELTDEVMKDGWFHTGDIGQIFPNGVLKIIDRKKNLIKLSQGEYVALENLENIYGQNSVVQDIWVYGDSFKSMLVAVIVPNPETVNRWAKDLGHTKPFEELCSLPELKEHIVSELKSTAEKNKLRKFEYIKAVAVETKPFDVERDLVTATLKNRRNNLLKYYQVQIGEMYRILASKKI, from the exons ATGAGGTCTTTTGCGGCTAAGGTGGAAGAGGGAGTTAAAGGGATAGACGGAAAGCCGTCGGTAGGTCCGGTGTACCGGAATCTTCTGTCGGAAAAAGGTTTTCCTCCTATGGATTCTGAGATCACCACTGCTTGGGACATTTTCAg TAAATCAGTGGAGAAATTCCCGGAGAACAATATGCTTGGATGGCGTCGAATTGTTGATGAGAAG GTTGGACCGTATACGTGGAAAACGTACAAGGAAGTATACGAAGAAGTTCTCCAGATCGGCTCTGCACTACGAGCCGTCGGCGCTGAACCT GGGTGTCGAGTAGGGATCTACGGAATTAATTGTCCTCAGTGGATCATCGCAATGGAG GCTTGTGCAGCTCACACTCTAATCTGTGTACCTCTATATGATACATTGG GTTCAGGAGCAGTCGATTACATTGTAGAGCATGCGGAAATCGACTTTGTGTTTGTCCAAGACACCAAAATTAACGGA CTTCTGGAGCCAGATTGCAAATGTGCTAAACGGCTAAAAGCTATAGTTTCCTTCACTAATGTGAGCGACGAGCTTAGCCACAAGGCTTCAGAAATTGGAGTCAAAACATACTCTTGGCTCGATTTTCTCCATATG GGACGTGAGAAACCCGAAGAGACTAATCCGCCTAAGCCGTTTAACATATGCACCATAATGTACACGAGTGGCACGAGCGGTGACCCTAAAGGTGTGGTTTTAACTCACCAAGCGGTCGCCACTTTGGTTGTTGGGATGGATCTCTACATGGACCAATTCGAAGATAAG ATGACACATGACGATGTGTATCTCTCCTTCTTGCCGTTGGCTCATATTCTTGACCGTATGAATGAGGAATTCTTCTTTAGGAAAGGCGCTTCCGTTGGCTATTACCATGGA aatTTCAATGCGTTACGTGACGACATTCAGGAATTGAAACCGACTTATCTAGCTGGAGTTCCAAGAGTGTTTGAGAGAATCCATGAGGGGATTCAGAAGGCTCTTCAAGAACTTAACCCGAGAAGGAGACTCATCTTCGATGCTCTCTACAAACA CAAGCTTGCTTGGATGAATCGTGGATACTCTCATAGTAAAGCTTCACCCATGGCTGATTTCATTGCTTTTAGAAAG ATTAGAGACAAGTTGGGAGGTCGTATCCGGTTGCTAGTATCTGGAGGAGCACCTTTAAGCCCTGAGATTGAAGAGTTCTTGAGAGTTACTTGTTGTTGCTTTGTCGTCCAAGGctacg GCCTAACGGAGACGCTTGGAGGTACGGCGTTAGGTTTCCCGGATGAGATGTGTATGCTAGGGACAGTCGGTATTCCGGCAGTTTACAACGAGATACGGCTTGAGGAGGTGGCTGAAATGGGCTATGACCCACTCGGGGAAAACCCTTCAGGGGAGATCTGTATAAGAGGAAAATGTATGTTCTCTGGGTATTACAAGAACCCTGAACTCACTGATGAAGTCATGAAAGATGGATGGTTTCACACAG GAGACATAGGCCAGATTTTTCCAAACGGAGTACTCAAGATCATAGACCGTAAGAAGAATCTGATCAAACTCTCTCAAGGAGAATATGTTGCTCTCGAGAATCTGGAAAACATCTACGGGCAAAACTCCGTTGTCCAAGAT aTATGGGTTTATGGAGACAGCTTTAAATCTATGCTTGTCGCGGTGATTGTTCCTAACCCAGAAACCGTGAACCGGTGGGCTAAAGATCTCGGTCATACTAAACCATTCGAAGAACTCTGCTCTCTCCCGGAGCTAAAAGAACACATAGTTTCAGAACTGAAGTCAACAGCGGAAAAGAACAAG ttaagaAAGTTTGAGTACATCAAAGCTGTGGCGGTGGAGACAAAACCTTTCGACGTAGAGAGAGACTTAGTGACTGCGACGCTCAAGAATCGGAGGAACAATCTTCTCAAATATTATCAG GTACAAATTGGCGAAATGTACCGCATATTGGCatcaaagaaaatttga
- the LOC104783313 gene encoding long chain acyl-CoA synthetase 1-like isoform X3 yields MRSFAAKVEEGVKGIDGKPSVGPVYRNLLSEKGFPPMDSEITTAWDIFSKSVEKFPENNMLGWRRIVDEKVGPYTWKTYKEVYEEVLQIGSALRAVGAEPGCRVGIYGINCPQWIIAMEACAAHTLICVPLYDTLGSGAVDYIVEHAEIDFVFVQDTKINGLLEPDCKCAKRLKAIVSFTNVSDELSHKASEIGVKTYSWLDFLHMGREKPEETNPPKPFNICTIMYTSGTSGDPKGVVLTHQAVATLVVGMDLYMDQFEDKNFNALRDDIQELKPTYLAGVPRVFERIHEGIQKALQELNPRRRLIFDALYKHKLAWMNRGYSHSKASPMADFIAFRKIRDKLGGRIRLLVSGGAPLSPEIEEFLRVTCCCFVVQGYGLTETLGGTALGFPDEMCMLGTVGIPAVYNEIRLEEVAEMGYDPLGENPSGEICIRGKCMFSGYYKNPELTDEVMKDGWFHTGDIGQIFPNGVLKIIDRKKNLIKLSQGEYVALENLENIYGQNSVVQDIWVYGDSFKSMLVAVIVPNPETVNRWAKDLGHTKPFEELCSLPELKEHIVSELKSTAEKNKLRKFEYIKAVAVETKPFDVERDLVTATLKNRRNNLLKYYQVQIGEMYRILASKKI; encoded by the exons ATGAGGTCTTTTGCGGCTAAGGTGGAAGAGGGAGTTAAAGGGATAGACGGAAAGCCGTCGGTAGGTCCGGTGTACCGGAATCTTCTGTCGGAAAAAGGTTTTCCTCCTATGGATTCTGAGATCACCACTGCTTGGGACATTTTCAg TAAATCAGTGGAGAAATTCCCGGAGAACAATATGCTTGGATGGCGTCGAATTGTTGATGAGAAG GTTGGACCGTATACGTGGAAAACGTACAAGGAAGTATACGAAGAAGTTCTCCAGATCGGCTCTGCACTACGAGCCGTCGGCGCTGAACCT GGGTGTCGAGTAGGGATCTACGGAATTAATTGTCCTCAGTGGATCATCGCAATGGAG GCTTGTGCAGCTCACACTCTAATCTGTGTACCTCTATATGATACATTGG GTTCAGGAGCAGTCGATTACATTGTAGAGCATGCGGAAATCGACTTTGTGTTTGTCCAAGACACCAAAATTAACGGA CTTCTGGAGCCAGATTGCAAATGTGCTAAACGGCTAAAAGCTATAGTTTCCTTCACTAATGTGAGCGACGAGCTTAGCCACAAGGCTTCAGAAATTGGAGTCAAAACATACTCTTGGCTCGATTTTCTCCATATG GGACGTGAGAAACCCGAAGAGACTAATCCGCCTAAGCCGTTTAACATATGCACCATAATGTACACGAGTGGCACGAGCGGTGACCCTAAAGGTGTGGTTTTAACTCACCAAGCGGTCGCCACTTTGGTTGTTGGGATGGATCTCTACATGGACCAATTCGAAGATAAG aatTTCAATGCGTTACGTGACGACATTCAGGAATTGAAACCGACTTATCTAGCTGGAGTTCCAAGAGTGTTTGAGAGAATCCATGAGGGGATTCAGAAGGCTCTTCAAGAACTTAACCCGAGAAGGAGACTCATCTTCGATGCTCTCTACAAACA CAAGCTTGCTTGGATGAATCGTGGATACTCTCATAGTAAAGCTTCACCCATGGCTGATTTCATTGCTTTTAGAAAG ATTAGAGACAAGTTGGGAGGTCGTATCCGGTTGCTAGTATCTGGAGGAGCACCTTTAAGCCCTGAGATTGAAGAGTTCTTGAGAGTTACTTGTTGTTGCTTTGTCGTCCAAGGctacg GCCTAACGGAGACGCTTGGAGGTACGGCGTTAGGTTTCCCGGATGAGATGTGTATGCTAGGGACAGTCGGTATTCCGGCAGTTTACAACGAGATACGGCTTGAGGAGGTGGCTGAAATGGGCTATGACCCACTCGGGGAAAACCCTTCAGGGGAGATCTGTATAAGAGGAAAATGTATGTTCTCTGGGTATTACAAGAACCCTGAACTCACTGATGAAGTCATGAAAGATGGATGGTTTCACACAG GAGACATAGGCCAGATTTTTCCAAACGGAGTACTCAAGATCATAGACCGTAAGAAGAATCTGATCAAACTCTCTCAAGGAGAATATGTTGCTCTCGAGAATCTGGAAAACATCTACGGGCAAAACTCCGTTGTCCAAGAT aTATGGGTTTATGGAGACAGCTTTAAATCTATGCTTGTCGCGGTGATTGTTCCTAACCCAGAAACCGTGAACCGGTGGGCTAAAGATCTCGGTCATACTAAACCATTCGAAGAACTCTGCTCTCTCCCGGAGCTAAAAGAACACATAGTTTCAGAACTGAAGTCAACAGCGGAAAAGAACAAG ttaagaAAGTTTGAGTACATCAAAGCTGTGGCGGTGGAGACAAAACCTTTCGACGTAGAGAGAGACTTAGTGACTGCGACGCTCAAGAATCGGAGGAACAATCTTCTCAAATATTATCAG GTACAAATTGGCGAAATGTACCGCATATTGGCatcaaagaaaatttga
- the LOC104783313 gene encoding long chain acyl-CoA synthetase 1-like isoform X2: MRSFAAKVEEGVKGIDGKPSVGPVYRNLLSEKGFPPMDSEITTAWDIFSKSVEKFPENNMLGWRRIVDEKVGPYTWKTYKEVYEEVLQIGSALRAVGAEPGCRVGIYGINCPQWIIAMEACAAHTLICVPLYDTLGSGAVDYIVEHAEIDFVFVQDTKLLEPDCKCAKRLKAIVSFTNVSDELSHKASEIGVKTYSWLDFLHMGREKPEETNPPKPFNICTIMYTSGTSGDPKGVVLTHQAVATLVVGMDLYMDQFEDKMTHDDVYLSFLPLAHILDRMNEEFFFRKGASVGYYHGNFNALRDDIQELKPTYLAGVPRVFERIHEGIQKALQELNPRRRLIFDALYKHKLAWMNRGYSHSKASPMADFIAFRKIRDKLGGRIRLLVSGGAPLSPEIEEFLRVTCCCFVVQGYGLTETLGGTALGFPDEMCMLGTVGIPAVYNEIRLEEVAEMGYDPLGENPSGEICIRGKCMFSGYYKNPELTDEVMKDGWFHTGDIGQIFPNGVLKIIDRKKNLIKLSQGEYVALENLENIYGQNSVVQDIWVYGDSFKSMLVAVIVPNPETVNRWAKDLGHTKPFEELCSLPELKEHIVSELKSTAEKNKLRKFEYIKAVAVETKPFDVERDLVTATLKNRRNNLLKYYQVQIGEMYRILASKKI; the protein is encoded by the exons ATGAGGTCTTTTGCGGCTAAGGTGGAAGAGGGAGTTAAAGGGATAGACGGAAAGCCGTCGGTAGGTCCGGTGTACCGGAATCTTCTGTCGGAAAAAGGTTTTCCTCCTATGGATTCTGAGATCACCACTGCTTGGGACATTTTCAg TAAATCAGTGGAGAAATTCCCGGAGAACAATATGCTTGGATGGCGTCGAATTGTTGATGAGAAG GTTGGACCGTATACGTGGAAAACGTACAAGGAAGTATACGAAGAAGTTCTCCAGATCGGCTCTGCACTACGAGCCGTCGGCGCTGAACCT GGGTGTCGAGTAGGGATCTACGGAATTAATTGTCCTCAGTGGATCATCGCAATGGAG GCTTGTGCAGCTCACACTCTAATCTGTGTACCTCTATATGATACATTGG GTTCAGGAGCAGTCGATTACATTGTAGAGCATGCGGAAATCGACTTTGTGTTTGTCCAAGACACCAAA CTTCTGGAGCCAGATTGCAAATGTGCTAAACGGCTAAAAGCTATAGTTTCCTTCACTAATGTGAGCGACGAGCTTAGCCACAAGGCTTCAGAAATTGGAGTCAAAACATACTCTTGGCTCGATTTTCTCCATATG GGACGTGAGAAACCCGAAGAGACTAATCCGCCTAAGCCGTTTAACATATGCACCATAATGTACACGAGTGGCACGAGCGGTGACCCTAAAGGTGTGGTTTTAACTCACCAAGCGGTCGCCACTTTGGTTGTTGGGATGGATCTCTACATGGACCAATTCGAAGATAAG ATGACACATGACGATGTGTATCTCTCCTTCTTGCCGTTGGCTCATATTCTTGACCGTATGAATGAGGAATTCTTCTTTAGGAAAGGCGCTTCCGTTGGCTATTACCATGGA aatTTCAATGCGTTACGTGACGACATTCAGGAATTGAAACCGACTTATCTAGCTGGAGTTCCAAGAGTGTTTGAGAGAATCCATGAGGGGATTCAGAAGGCTCTTCAAGAACTTAACCCGAGAAGGAGACTCATCTTCGATGCTCTCTACAAACA CAAGCTTGCTTGGATGAATCGTGGATACTCTCATAGTAAAGCTTCACCCATGGCTGATTTCATTGCTTTTAGAAAG ATTAGAGACAAGTTGGGAGGTCGTATCCGGTTGCTAGTATCTGGAGGAGCACCTTTAAGCCCTGAGATTGAAGAGTTCTTGAGAGTTACTTGTTGTTGCTTTGTCGTCCAAGGctacg GCCTAACGGAGACGCTTGGAGGTACGGCGTTAGGTTTCCCGGATGAGATGTGTATGCTAGGGACAGTCGGTATTCCGGCAGTTTACAACGAGATACGGCTTGAGGAGGTGGCTGAAATGGGCTATGACCCACTCGGGGAAAACCCTTCAGGGGAGATCTGTATAAGAGGAAAATGTATGTTCTCTGGGTATTACAAGAACCCTGAACTCACTGATGAAGTCATGAAAGATGGATGGTTTCACACAG GAGACATAGGCCAGATTTTTCCAAACGGAGTACTCAAGATCATAGACCGTAAGAAGAATCTGATCAAACTCTCTCAAGGAGAATATGTTGCTCTCGAGAATCTGGAAAACATCTACGGGCAAAACTCCGTTGTCCAAGAT aTATGGGTTTATGGAGACAGCTTTAAATCTATGCTTGTCGCGGTGATTGTTCCTAACCCAGAAACCGTGAACCGGTGGGCTAAAGATCTCGGTCATACTAAACCATTCGAAGAACTCTGCTCTCTCCCGGAGCTAAAAGAACACATAGTTTCAGAACTGAAGTCAACAGCGGAAAAGAACAAG ttaagaAAGTTTGAGTACATCAAAGCTGTGGCGGTGGAGACAAAACCTTTCGACGTAGAGAGAGACTTAGTGACTGCGACGCTCAAGAATCGGAGGAACAATCTTCTCAAATATTATCAG GTACAAATTGGCGAAATGTACCGCATATTGGCatcaaagaaaatttga
- the LOC104783315 gene encoding protein rtoA-like isoform X3, with amino-acid sequence MLEDLEVQGPMFDMGLFYNLHPICSLNCCHKMAYNWMTGDSSYFSHHQGPTMGFDASNSGGEILAGLSTTSSVTDPSSASNSLGGASNSGLSTTTSVPEDLDPSSASNSLGGASNSGLSTTTSVPEDLDPSSASNSLGPTMGSDASNSGGEILAGLSTTSSVTDPISASNSLGGASNSGLSTTSSVPEDHLRLLKTIAREFVFEKYRTAEKEDNKKKREALAQKRAEEQKKKQNKGKKK; translated from the exons ATGTTGGAAGATTTAGAGGTTCAAGGACCCATGTTTGACATGGGTCTGTTTTACAACCTCCATCCTATATGCTCTCTCAATTGTTGCCATAAAATGGCATACAACTGGATGACTGGGGACTCCTCCTACTTCTCTCATCATCAAG GTCCAACTATGGGATTTGATGCTTCCAACTCTGGTGGTGAGATCTTAGCTGGTTTGTCGACGACTTCTTCTGTGACTGATCCCAGTTCTGCGAGCAATTCTCTGG GAGGTGCTTCCAACTCTGGTTTGTCGACGACTACTTCTGTACCTGAGGACCTCGATCCCAGTTCTGCGAGCAATTCTCTGG GAGGTGCTTCCAACTCTGGTTTGTCGACGACTACTTCTGTACCTGAGGACCTCGATCCCAGTTCTGCGAGCAATTCTCTGG GTCCAACTATGGGATCCGATGCTTCCAACTCTGGTGGTGAGATCTTAGCTGGTTTGTCGACGACTTCTTCTGTGACTGATCCCATTTCTGCCAGCAATTCTCTGG GAGGTGCTTCCAACTCTGGTTTGTCGACGACTTCTTCTGTACCTGAGGACCATCTGCGACTCCTGAAAACCATTGCCAGAGAGtttgtttttgaaaagtataGAACGGCGGAGAAGGAGgacaataagaagaaaagagaagctcTGGCACAGAAAAGAGCggaggagcagaagaagaaacaaaataaggGTAAGAAGAAGTAA
- the LOC104783315 gene encoding protein rtoA-like isoform X1, whose amino-acid sequence MLEDLEVQGPMFDMGLFYNLHPICSLNCCHKMAYNWMTGDSSYFSHHQGPTMGFDASNSGGEILAGLSTTSSVTDPSSASNSLGGASNSGLSTTTSVPEDLDPSSASNSLGPTMGSDASNSGGEILAGLSTTSSVTDPISASNSLGGASNSGLSTTTSVPEDLDPSSASNSLGPTMGSDASNSGGEILAGLSTTSSVTDPISASNSLGGASNSGLSTTSSVPEDHLRLLKTIAREFVFEKYRTAEKEDNKKKREALAQKRAEEQKKKQNKGKKK is encoded by the exons ATGTTGGAAGATTTAGAGGTTCAAGGACCCATGTTTGACATGGGTCTGTTTTACAACCTCCATCCTATATGCTCTCTCAATTGTTGCCATAAAATGGCATACAACTGGATGACTGGGGACTCCTCCTACTTCTCTCATCATCAAG GTCCAACTATGGGATTTGATGCTTCCAACTCTGGTGGTGAGATCTTAGCTGGTTTGTCGACGACTTCTTCTGTGACTGATCCCAGTTCTGCGAGCAATTCTCTGG GAGGTGCTTCCAACTCTGGTTTGTCGACGACTACTTCTGTACCTGAGGACCTCGATCCCAGTTCTGCGAGCAATTCTCTGG GTCCAACTATGGGATCCGATGCTTCCAACTCTGGTGGTGAGATCTTAGCTGGTTTGTCGACGACTTCTTCTGTGACTGATCCCATTTCTGCCAGCAATTCTCTGG GAGGTGCTTCCAACTCTGGTTTGTCGACGACTACTTCTGTACCTGAGGACCTCGATCCCAGTTCTGCGAGCAATTCTCTGG GTCCAACTATGGGATCCGATGCTTCCAACTCTGGTGGTGAGATCTTAGCTGGTTTGTCGACGACTTCTTCTGTGACTGATCCCATTTCTGCCAGCAATTCTCTGG GAGGTGCTTCCAACTCTGGTTTGTCGACGACTTCTTCTGTACCTGAGGACCATCTGCGACTCCTGAAAACCATTGCCAGAGAGtttgtttttgaaaagtataGAACGGCGGAGAAGGAGgacaataagaagaaaagagaagctcTGGCACAGAAAAGAGCggaggagcagaagaagaaacaaaataaggGTAAGAAGAAGTAA
- the LOC104783315 gene encoding protein rtoA-like isoform X4, with product MLEDLEVQGPMFDMGLFYNLHPICSLNCCHKMAYNWMTGDSSYFSHHQGPTMGFDASNSGGEILAGLSTTSSVTDPSSASNSLGGASNSGLSTTTSVPEDLDPSSASNSLGPTMGSDASNSGGEILAGLSTTSSVTDPISASNSLGGASNSGLSTTTSVPEDLDPSSASNSLGGASNSGLSTTSSVPEDHLRLLKTIAREFVFEKYRTAEKEDNKKKREALAQKRAEEQKKKQNKGKKK from the exons ATGTTGGAAGATTTAGAGGTTCAAGGACCCATGTTTGACATGGGTCTGTTTTACAACCTCCATCCTATATGCTCTCTCAATTGTTGCCATAAAATGGCATACAACTGGATGACTGGGGACTCCTCCTACTTCTCTCATCATCAAG GTCCAACTATGGGATTTGATGCTTCCAACTCTGGTGGTGAGATCTTAGCTGGTTTGTCGACGACTTCTTCTGTGACTGATCCCAGTTCTGCGAGCAATTCTCTGG GAGGTGCTTCCAACTCTGGTTTGTCGACGACTACTTCTGTACCTGAGGACCTCGATCCCAGTTCTGCGAGCAATTCTCTGG GTCCAACTATGGGATCCGATGCTTCCAACTCTGGTGGTGAGATCTTAGCTGGTTTGTCGACGACTTCTTCTGTGACTGATCCCATTTCTGCCAGCAATTCTCTGG GAGGTGCTTCCAACTCTGGTTTGTCGACGACTACTTCTGTACCTGAGGACCTCGATCCCAGTTCTGCGAGCAATTCTCTGG GAGGTGCTTCCAACTCTGGTTTGTCGACGACTTCTTCTGTACCTGAGGACCATCTGCGACTCCTGAAAACCATTGCCAGAGAGtttgtttttgaaaagtataGAACGGCGGAGAAGGAGgacaataagaagaaaagagaagctcTGGCACAGAAAAGAGCggaggagcagaagaagaaacaaaataaggGTAAGAAGAAGTAA
- the LOC104783315 gene encoding protein rtoA-like isoform X2: MLEDLEVQGPMFDMGLFYNLHPICSLNCCHKMAYNWMTGDSSYFSHHQGPTMGFDASNSGGEILAGLSTTSSVTDPSSASNSLGPTMGSDASNSGGEILAGLSTTSSVTDPISASNSLGGASNSGLSTTTSVPEDLDPSSASNSLGPTMGSDASNSGGEILAGLSTTSSVTDPISASNSLGGASNSGLSTTSSVPEDHLRLLKTIAREFVFEKYRTAEKEDNKKKREALAQKRAEEQKKKQNKGKKK; this comes from the exons ATGTTGGAAGATTTAGAGGTTCAAGGACCCATGTTTGACATGGGTCTGTTTTACAACCTCCATCCTATATGCTCTCTCAATTGTTGCCATAAAATGGCATACAACTGGATGACTGGGGACTCCTCCTACTTCTCTCATCATCAAG GTCCAACTATGGGATTTGATGCTTCCAACTCTGGTGGTGAGATCTTAGCTGGTTTGTCGACGACTTCTTCTGTGACTGATCCCAGTTCTGCGAGCAATTCTCTGG GTCCAACTATGGGATCCGATGCTTCCAACTCTGGTGGTGAGATCTTAGCTGGTTTGTCGACGACTTCTTCTGTGACTGATCCCATTTCTGCCAGCAATTCTCTGG GAGGTGCTTCCAACTCTGGTTTGTCGACGACTACTTCTGTACCTGAGGACCTCGATCCCAGTTCTGCGAGCAATTCTCTGG GTCCAACTATGGGATCCGATGCTTCCAACTCTGGTGGTGAGATCTTAGCTGGTTTGTCGACGACTTCTTCTGTGACTGATCCCATTTCTGCCAGCAATTCTCTGG GAGGTGCTTCCAACTCTGGTTTGTCGACGACTTCTTCTGTACCTGAGGACCATCTGCGACTCCTGAAAACCATTGCCAGAGAGtttgtttttgaaaagtataGAACGGCGGAGAAGGAGgacaataagaagaaaagagaagctcTGGCACAGAAAAGAGCggaggagcagaagaagaaacaaaataaggGTAAGAAGAAGTAA
- the LOC104784455 gene encoding putative U-box domain-containing protein 58 — translation MEMRYNNEVKHRKEKEEALAREKEEVEKLKLQVVNLKIKHENMCIKADELESNNASIVSDNALKLVHEVTKKYEDMCIKAKEFENKYKNKRILTEALTKENEELEKAKGLIIESYKINASVMEKERDNALKLVDEITTTKKIESFICPISQEVMKDPQLTADGYTYEAEAIARWFNTGHNTSPMTNLKLSHTNLVPNRALGSAIQELV, via the exons ATGGAGATGAGATACAATAATGAAGTGAAGCATaggaaggaaaaagaagaagcacttgctagagaaaaggaagaagtagAGAAACTGAAGCTTCAAGTGgtaaatctcaaaatcaaacatgagAATATGTGTATTAAGGCTGATGAGTTGGAGAGCAA CAATGCGAGTATAGTGAGCGACAATGCTCTTAAACTAGTCCATGAGGTCACAAAAAAGTATGAGGATATGTGTATCAAGGCTAAGGAGTTCGAGAACAAGTACAAGAACAAGCGGATCCTCACGGAAGCTCTTactaaagaaaatgaagagCTCGAGAAAGCCAAAGGTCTAATAATTgaatcttataaaataaatgCGAGTGTGATGGAAAAAGAGAGGGACAACGCTCTCAAGCTAGTCGATGAgatcacaacaacaaagaaaatagaatcGTTTATTTGCCCTATCTCACAG GAGGTTATGAAAGATCCACAATTGACAGCTGATGGATATACATACGAAGCAGAAGCTATTGCGAGATGGTTTAACACAGGTCACAATACATCACCAATGACAAATCTCAAGCTTTCTCACACCAATCTTGTCCCCAACCGCGCTCTTGGGTCTGCGATTCAGGAGTTGGTTTGA
- the LOC104783316 gene encoding probable WRKY transcription factor 23, which produces MEFTDFSKTSYYYPSSQGVWDFGDLAAAERNNSLGFMELLGSQPQPHHYDFATTTVSPHSLLSTKLSSPVSTILQAAAPPPSDKASSKVESFCSDQFSINPPATPNSSSISSASSEAVNEEKPKREDNQEEEEEEEEKSHHHPKKQLKAKKNNNQKRQREARVAFMTKSEVDHLEDGYRWRKYGQKAVKNSPFPRSYYRCTTTSCNVKKRVERSFRDPSTVVTTYEGQHTHISPRTSRPISTGAGFYGSSGAASNLGNGGCFGFPLETSTLISPQFQQLVHYHQQQQQQELLSCFGGVGEYLNTHANEFGDDDDRVKRSRGLVNKDNGLLQDVVPSHMLKEE; this is translated from the exons ATGGAGTTTACAGATTTCTCAAAGACGAGTTATTACTACCCGTCGTCGCAAGGTGTTTGGGATTTCGGAGATTTAGCGGCGGCGGAGAGGAACAACTCCTTAGGGTTTATGGAGTTATTAGGttctcaacctcaacctcatcATTACGATTTCGCTACTACTACTGTTTCCCCTCATTCTCTCCTTTCGACGAAGCTGTCTTCTCCTGTTTCAACCATCCTTCAAGCAGCAGCTCCTCCACCGTCTGATAAAGCGTCGTCAAAGGTGGAATCTTTTTGCTCGGATCAGTTCTCGATTAATCCACCGGCGACTCCTAACTCGTCCTCGATTTCTTCTGCTTCGAGCGAGGCCGTTAATGAAGAGAAACCAAAACGAGAAGacaaccaagaagaagaagaagaagaagaagagaagagtcaTCATCATCCTAAGAAACA GTTGAAAGCaaagaagaataataatcaaaagagacagagagaggcaAGAGTCGCATTCATGACAAAGAGTGAGGTTGATCATCTCGAAGATGGCTACCGCTGGCGAAAATATGGTCAAAAAGCTGTCAAAAACAGTCCTTTTCCcag gAGTTACTACCGTTGCACAACGACTTCATGTAACGTGAAGAAGAGAGTAGAGCGATCATTCAGAGATCCAAGCACTGTAGTTACGACCTACGAAGGTCAGCACACACACATTAGTCCACGCACGTCTCGTCCTATCTCCACTGGTGCTGGTTTCTACGGATCATCTGGAGCTGCTTCCAATCTCGGTAATGGTGGTTGCTTTGGCTTTCCTTTAGAGACCTCCACGTTAATCTCCCCTCAGTTCCAACAGCTTGTCCATTACCAccaacaacagcagcaacaaGAACTCTTGTCTTGTTTTGGAGGAGTCGGCGAGTACCTTAATACCCACGCTAATGAGTTTGGTGATGATGACGATCGTGTGAAAAGGAGTCGAGGTTTGGTTAATAAAGATAATGgacttcttcaagatgttgTTCCATCTCATATGCTCAAGGAAGAGTAg